In Mesobacillus jeotgali, the genomic window CGCCAGGGCATTCGTCATCGTGGATTTGCCGACTCCCACTGTACCGGCAATCGTAATGACCGCATTGGCCGGGATGTCATATTTTGTTCTTAGATTCATGGTTGTACGCTCCTTTTTCTTAATGATGCGGTTAGCTGGTCAATGATCAGCTGGAGGTCTTCCTCATGTTTAACGAAATCAAGGTCATCGCCGCTGAAACGGAGGACAGGGATTTCAGGGTGGTCATTCTCAAATTGAATCATAGCTTGTTCATAATCTATCGATAATTGCTCTAAGTATAAAGGACTTATGTTCTTTTCTACTTCACGGCCGCGCATCTTGATGCGTTTCAGCAGTGTATCAAGGCTGGCATTCAAATAGATGATAACATTAGGCTTAGGCATATCTTTTGTCAGGATTTGATAAATATCTAAATATTTTCTGTACTCCTGCTCATTCAGTGTGCGCTGGGCGAAAATGAGGTTTTTCATGATATGATAATCAGCTACGACAGGTTTGTTTTGGCTGAGGTAATGTTCATTAATATCTCCAAGCTGCTTATATCGATTGCAGAGGAAAAACATTTCTGTCTGGAAACTCCATTCTTCGATATTATCGTAAAATTTCCCCAAAAATGGATTTTCATCGACGATTTCCTTTAAAAGTGCAAATTGGAACCTCTCGGAAATGGCACGAGCCAATGATGTTTTCCCGATCCCGATCGGTCCTTCAACCGTTATAAAAGGTGTTCCTTCCACAACATGTCCTCCCTCTTCGTTGTATCTGTATCTTTATTTACATTTCTGTCAGTTAAATCACGCAAAATCCATTTTATCACACCAGTATATAGAATGGATACGCTATATTAAGAGGCAATTTTAGCAAAAAAGAAGACAGCCGCATAAAAACTGCGCCTGTCATATATTATCGGAATTTGTAAAATTTTTTTAACAGAAAGATGATTTGCAAAAAATAATGCTGGATCTTATCTTTTCACTACATTAAAGTTCTCCTGGATGAGCAGCCAGTTTTGCGGGAAGGAGAGTCCCAGCTTCCAATAGCTCATTCCTCTCAGGTTCAGCTCCTTGATCAAGTCAAATTTTGCCTGGATGGAACGGGCATCCTCAAACCAGACTTCGTGCTGTTTTCCGTCTGCTGCTGTGTATCGGAAGGTCGGTGCCTGGGATCTTGTGTTGTACTGGATCGGCACATTATTATTGGCGGCGATCTGGATGGCTTGCTGTGGACTGACGGCACGTGCAACCGACCCCTGGACAAATGGAAGTGTCCAATCATAGCCATAAAGGTTCTGGCCCATCATGATTTTCTGGGAAGGCATTTCACTGGCGGCGTACTCCAGCACCTGGCGGACAGGGCCAATGGGCGAAACTGCCTGGGCAGGTCCGCCGCTGTAGCCCCATTCATAGGTCATGATGACGACGAAATCGACTATTTCCCCGTGTGCTCTGTAGTCATGCGCAGTATACCAGGCACCCGTCTGTGCAGCGCTTGTTTTAGGGGCAAGCGCAGTAGATATGAACCAGCCTTCCTGTTTGAACCGGTCTCTTGCCTTCCTTAAGAACCGGTTATATGCTTCGCGGTCTGCTGGGCGCAGGAATTCAAAGTCAAAATGAATATCCCGGAAACCATATTTTTTGGCAGTGGCAACAATATTGTTCAGGAATTTGTCCTGAATTGCGATGTCATTCAGGAGGATACGGCCAAGCTCATCACTGAACTGGTCATTCTCCTGGTTGGTAATGACCATCATCAATATATTGTTGTTGGCCTCGGCAATGGCAGGGAAATTGTTCAGCATCGGCTCCTTCAAAGAACCATCACGAAGAGCCTGAAAACTGAAGGGTGCAAGGTATGTCAGGTAGGGTGCAGCCTCTCTTGCAGCGGTTTCAAGTGCAGGGGCTACTGTGTTTCCGCGTGGTTCTACATATGCATTGAACTCCGCATTCGGCTTTGGCCGCTGGGGAATATAGAGCCGGAAACCGACTGAAAGCGGCTGATTTACCGTAATACCATTAATTCTGGCAAGTTCCTGCGGAGTGATTCCGAATCTACGTGAAATGGACCACAAGCTGTCACCTGGCTGGACAAAGTAGAAACTGCCGACAATGGGGATGACCATTGCCTGGCCCACGACCAGATTGTTCGGGTTAGGCAGTTCATTTGCCTCGGTTATATCTGCAACAGACGACCCGTATAACCGGGCGATCTGCGTCAATGTCTGTCCTTGTTGTACCACATGAATTTGCATTATCTTCCCTCCCTGGCATTTTAGCGCTACAACCATTGTATGAAGGAAGAAAATGCAGTATGTTATAAATCAAGCTTCACAGAAGGCCTTGTTTCAGCTGACAAGACGTTTTTCATCATTGTCAGCGCATATTCATTGTCCTTTTCATTATTGGAGGCAAGCAAGTCCTCTGGTATGATGAGGTTGTATTCACGCATATAGGCATCATTCGCTGTGAAAAGCACACAAATGTTCCCGGCGATTCCAGCTAGAACTAGAGTATCGACCTTCAATTGCTGGAGAAGGGTATGAAGCGCTGTGCCATAAAAAGCGGAATGCTTTGGCTTTATCAGGAAATAATCCTTGTTCTTTTCAGGAGCTATTTTTTTGATGATTTCTGAGCTTGTTTCATTCGAGCAATAATCCATGATTTTTTCAAAATCAGCCTGCCATAGATTATAATGGTCATTAATATAGATAACGGGCATGTCCCTTTCATTGAAAGATTTCTTTAAGGTTAAAATGGGGTCGATGATGTTTTTTGTATTTTTTGCAAGGTCTTCCCCTGCATCGAATTTAAAGTCATTGATCATATCGATGATCAATAAAGCAGTCTTTGGCATGAATAATCCTCTCCTTTCCTTATATTTTTACCGGTGGGGGATTATTAAACCATTTGGAAAAAACTAATTACTATTTTTAGCGGAGGGAAAGATGGAAGCTCAACTGACCCAGGATGAACAATTCATGCTAGAAGCAATAGAGGAAGCGAAAAAGGCTGGGCAAATGGATGAGGTGCCGATTGGCGCTGTTATCGTCCTGGATGGTGAAATCATTGGCCGGGCCCATAATCTGCGCGAAACGAGGCAAAACTCCATTGCCCATGCTGAGGTACTTGCGATTGACGAGGCCTGCAAGAAACTTGGCACGTGGCGGCTTGAGGATTCCGTGCTGTACGTAACTTTGGAGCCATGCCCGATGTGTGCGGGGGCAATCATGCTTTCCCGGGTGAAAAAAGTGGTTTATGGAGCGAAGGATCCGAAGGGCGGATGCGCCGGTACCTTCATGAATATTCTCCAGGACGAGCGCTTCAACCATCAAAGTGAAGTGGTGAGCGGTGTTCTGGAAACGGAATGCGGATCACTGTTATCCGATTTTTTCAGGGATTTGCGAAAAAAGAACAAACTGAAAAAGAAACAGGCAAAAGAGGAACTGGAACAACAGACAGGAATTGACATTGGATAAGCATTGCTTTTTAGACCGCAAATTAGTATACTATGTATGTGTCCTTGAGACACACCTAAATCAGGTTTCAATTTTGCCGTGCTAGTCGGGGAGGTAGCGGTGCCCTGTACCCGCAATCCGCTCTAGCGGGGATGAATCCCTTCCTGAGGCTGTTTTACTGTAGGGTCTGCCTTAAGTAAGTGGTGTTGACGCCCGGGTCCTGCGCAATGGGAATCCATGAACCATGTCAGGTCCGGAAGGAAGCAGCATTAAGTGGACGCTCCCATGTGCCGCAGGGTTGCCTGGGCCGAGCTAACTGCTTAAGTAACGCTTATGGTATTCAGTCGACGGAAGGTGCGCGGCAGTTAAATAATATACAACCAACTCATCTCTATTATGGAGATGAGTTTTTTGTCTTTCAGGGACGAATTAGTTTTCTAAAAGTGTAAATGTCTAAAAAATTGCGTTATAATAGGAAGGATAATATATCGAAGGGAGCGGTGTCATTGGCCTA contains:
- a CDS encoding deoxynucleoside kinase is translated as MEGTPFITVEGPIGIGKTSLARAISERFQFALLKEIVDENPFLGKFYDNIEEWSFQTEMFFLCNRYKQLGDINEHYLSQNKPVVADYHIMKNLIFAQRTLNEQEYRKYLDIYQILTKDMPKPNVIIYLNASLDTLLKRIKMRGREVEKNISPLYLEQLSIDYEQAMIQFENDHPEIPVLRFSGDDLDFVKHEEDLQLIIDQLTASLRKRSVQP
- a CDS encoding LysM peptidoglycan-binding domain-containing protein; translated protein: MQIHVVQQGQTLTQIARLYGSSVADITEANELPNPNNLVVGQAMVIPIVGSFYFVQPGDSLWSISRRFGITPQELARINGITVNQPLSVGFRLYIPQRPKPNAEFNAYVEPRGNTVAPALETAAREAAPYLTYLAPFSFQALRDGSLKEPMLNNFPAIAEANNNILMMVITNQENDQFSDELGRILLNDIAIQDKFLNNIVATAKKYGFRDIHFDFEFLRPADREAYNRFLRKARDRFKQEGWFISTALAPKTSAAQTGAWYTAHDYRAHGEIVDFVVIMTYEWGYSGGPAQAVSPIGPVRQVLEYAASEMPSQKIMMGQNLYGYDWTLPFVQGSVARAVSPQQAIQIAANNNVPIQYNTRSQAPTFRYTAADGKQHEVWFEDARSIQAKFDLIKELNLRGMSYWKLGLSFPQNWLLIQENFNVVKR
- a CDS encoding isochorismatase family cysteine hydrolase produces the protein MPKTALLIIDMINDFKFDAGEDLAKNTKNIIDPILTLKKSFNERDMPVIYINDHYNLWQADFEKIMDYCSNETSSEIIKKIAPEKNKDYFLIKPKHSAFYGTALHTLLQQLKVDTLVLAGIAGNICVLFTANDAYMREYNLIIPEDLLASNNEKDNEYALTMMKNVLSAETRPSVKLDL
- the tadA gene encoding tRNA adenosine(34) deaminase TadA — translated: MEAQLTQDEQFMLEAIEEAKKAGQMDEVPIGAVIVLDGEIIGRAHNLRETRQNSIAHAEVLAIDEACKKLGTWRLEDSVLYVTLEPCPMCAGAIMLSRVKKVVYGAKDPKGGCAGTFMNILQDERFNHQSEVVSGVLETECGSLLSDFFRDLRKKNKLKKKQAKEELEQQTGIDIG